A window from Prosthecochloris marina encodes these proteins:
- the argH gene encoding argininosuccinate lyase translates to MSTKKGSEKELLWQSRFSEPFDREALLFSSSVDVDKALYQEDIKGSIAHVTMLSEEAILPVEEARLIIEGLEEIEQEISSGALVPDWEDEDIHTVIENRLKEKIGPIAGKMHSGRSRNDQVATDTRLYLKRTIDELRSALDALKSLLLEKAETYRHTIIFGYTHLQRAQPISAGHYYLSYFNMFLRDNQRLDDLFKRVDISPLGAAAFAGSTLQLNAQRSMELLDFSTLFENSIDAVSDRDIIIEFISACSIIMMHLSRFCEDLILWSSSEFNYLEISDAFATGSSIMPQKKNADIAELVRGKTGRVYGDLINILTIMKGLPLSYNRDMQEDKPPLFDAAKSTISSVRIFSKMLAHTKLNEERLTKLTAEDLSLSTEIAEYLVRKNLPFRDAHRITGKIVSHAIESATSLPNIPLETYRSFSELFDSDLYDALQPEASVNTKQSHGSTSFSSVDEQIKNARKKLNR, encoded by the coding sequence ATGAGCACGAAAAAAGGCAGCGAAAAAGAACTCTTATGGCAAAGCAGATTCAGCGAACCTTTCGACCGGGAAGCCCTTCTTTTCTCATCCTCCGTCGATGTGGATAAAGCGTTGTATCAGGAAGATATCAAGGGTTCCATCGCTCATGTAACAATGCTTTCGGAAGAAGCTATACTACCTGTTGAAGAAGCGAGATTGATTATCGAGGGACTTGAAGAAATCGAGCAGGAAATCAGTTCAGGCGCACTTGTGCCCGACTGGGAAGATGAAGATATCCATACGGTTATCGAAAACCGCTTGAAGGAAAAAATCGGACCGATAGCAGGTAAAATGCATTCGGGAAGAAGCCGCAACGATCAGGTAGCAACCGATACGAGGCTGTACTTGAAACGTACCATAGATGAACTTCGCTCGGCACTCGACGCACTGAAAAGCCTGCTTCTTGAAAAAGCCGAAACCTACCGCCACACGATCATTTTCGGCTATACCCATCTGCAACGAGCTCAGCCGATATCCGCGGGGCATTACTACCTCTCATACTTCAACATGTTTCTTCGAGACAACCAACGGCTTGACGACCTCTTTAAACGTGTTGATATTTCCCCGCTTGGAGCCGCCGCATTCGCCGGAAGCACACTGCAGCTCAATGCACAAAGAAGCATGGAACTGCTTGATTTCAGCACACTGTTCGAGAACAGTATAGACGCTGTCAGCGACAGGGACATCATCATCGAGTTCATCTCGGCCTGTTCCATTATCATGATGCACCTTTCGAGATTCTGTGAGGACCTCATACTTTGGAGCAGTTCGGAGTTCAACTACCTCGAAATCAGTGACGCTTTCGCGACCGGCTCCTCGATCATGCCCCAGAAAAAAAACGCAGATATTGCCGAGTTGGTCAGAGGGAAAACAGGTAGGGTGTACGGCGACCTGATAAACATCCTGACCATCATGAAAGGACTTCCCCTCTCCTATAACCGAGATATGCAGGAGGACAAACCACCACTGTTCGATGCTGCGAAATCGACAATTTCAAGCGTAAGAATTTTTTCAAAAATGCTGGCTCATACCAAGCTGAACGAAGAAAGACTCACAAAACTCACAGCCGAAGACCTCAGCCTTTCAACGGAAATCGCCGAATATCTTGTAAGAAAGAATCTGCCCTTCCGCGATGCACACAGGATAACGGGGAAAATCGTCAGCCATGCAATTGAATCGGCGACATCTTTACCGAATATCCCTCTTGAAACTTACCGGAGCTTTTCCGAGCTGTTCGATAGTGACCTCTATGATGCGCTTCAACCTGAAGCGAGCGTCAACACGAAACAATCACATGGAAGCACCTCTTTTTCATCTGTAGACGAGCAGATAAAAAATGCCAGGAAAAAACTGAACAGGTAA
- a CDS encoding argininosuccinate synthase, with protein sequence MKKEKIAIAYSGGLDTSVMIKWLKDKYDADIVAVTGNLGQQKEIENLEEKAIATGASSFSFLDLQKPFVEEYIWPALKAGALYEDVYPLATALGRPLLAKALVDVALSENCTMLAHGCTGKGNDQVRFEVTFASLAPHLKVLAPLREWEFTSREAEIAYAEEHNIPVSATKKSPYSIDENIWGISIECGVLEDPMVAPPEDAYQITTSPEKAPDKAAVIDIEFEQGVPVALDGKKMEGLDLILELNKIGAAHGIGRLDMVENRVVGIKSREIYEAPAATILHFAHRELERLTQEKSVFQYKKNIGQDYANLIYNGTWFSPMREALDGFVEATQKNVTGLVRVKLFKGSVTLLGRTSPWSLYNEELATYTEADTFNHKAAEGFIHLYGLSLKTYSEVQAKNRS encoded by the coding sequence ATGAAAAAGGAAAAAATTGCTATCGCCTATTCAGGCGGACTCGACACCTCCGTTATGATAAAGTGGCTGAAAGATAAATACGACGCCGATATCGTTGCCGTTACCGGTAATCTCGGACAACAGAAAGAGATCGAAAATCTCGAAGAAAAGGCCATCGCTACAGGAGCCTCGAGCTTTTCTTTTTTAGATCTCCAAAAGCCGTTCGTCGAAGAATACATCTGGCCCGCACTCAAAGCTGGAGCCCTCTATGAAGATGTGTATCCACTTGCAACGGCTCTTGGACGTCCACTGCTTGCCAAAGCCCTTGTAGACGTAGCACTTTCCGAAAACTGCACCATGCTTGCGCACGGCTGTACCGGAAAAGGAAACGACCAGGTTCGATTCGAAGTCACCTTCGCCTCTCTTGCGCCACACCTCAAGGTGCTCGCCCCTCTTCGTGAATGGGAGTTCACATCAAGGGAAGCGGAAATCGCCTATGCGGAGGAACACAATATCCCGGTATCGGCAACAAAGAAGAGCCCTTACTCCATCGATGAAAATATATGGGGGATAAGTATCGAATGCGGCGTCCTCGAAGACCCTATGGTCGCTCCACCTGAAGATGCCTATCAGATCACGACATCCCCTGAAAAAGCACCGGACAAGGCTGCGGTCATCGATATCGAATTCGAACAGGGTGTTCCCGTTGCGCTCGACGGGAAAAAAATGGAAGGTCTCGATCTCATCCTGGAACTCAACAAGATTGGTGCTGCACATGGAATCGGTCGTCTCGACATGGTTGAAAACCGCGTAGTGGGAATCAAATCGCGGGAAATATACGAAGCTCCAGCAGCAACCATCCTGCATTTCGCTCACCGCGAGCTCGAAAGGCTGACGCAGGAAAAATCCGTCTTTCAATACAAGAAAAACATCGGTCAGGATTATGCCAACCTGATCTACAACGGAACATGGTTCTCTCCAATGCGAGAAGCCCTGGATGGATTTGTCGAAGCAACCCAGAAAAACGTCACCGGCCTGGTGCGCGTCAAATTGTTCAAAGGCTCGGTCACACTGCTCGGCAGAACCTCACCATGGTCACTTTACAACGAAGAGCTTGCAACCTATACCGAAGCCGACACATTCAATCACAAGGCTGCAGAAGGATTCATTCATCTTTACGGCCTTAGCCTGAAAACCTACAGTGAGGTTCAAGCGAAAAACAGATCTTGA
- a CDS encoding arginine repressor, protein MGKQNRQRKIKELLQNNEVGNQHELLQLLLNAGIDIAQATLSRDCSELGVIRSRTTKGYRLVFPEDTPGQMIKGLVEMEIQTIDANETTIVIKTLPGRAHGVGSFIDHFKHPKILGTLAGDDTVLVVPASVNDIRSILEYIQSNLFKT, encoded by the coding sequence ATGGGAAAACAGAACCGGCAACGAAAAATCAAGGAGCTCCTTCAGAACAATGAGGTAGGGAATCAACATGAGCTCCTGCAACTGCTGCTGAACGCTGGCATCGATATCGCTCAGGCAACATTGTCGAGAGACTGTTCTGAGCTTGGTGTCATTCGTTCGAGGACAACGAAAGGGTACCGTCTCGTGTTCCCCGAAGACACTCCCGGACAGATGATCAAAGGCCTCGTGGAAATGGAAATACAGACCATCGATGCCAATGAAACAACGATAGTCATCAAGACACTTCCCGGTAGAGCACATGGTGTCGGTTCTTTCATCGATCACTTCAAGCATCCGAAAATTCTGGGAACACTCGCAGGAGACGATACGGTTCTTGTCGTCCCGGCGTCCGTTAACGATATACGCTCAATCCTTGAGTATATTCAATCCAATCTTTTTAAAACCTGA